Part of the Thunnus albacares chromosome 11, fThuAlb1.1, whole genome shotgun sequence genome, TAAGCATATATAATCTCTCTCAGGAAGACTCTGGGTTTGTGTTCAGGTTCTAATAAATCAGCTGAATCACATCAGACTCAAGGACTCCTTTAACCTCTACTGCTGCCTCCACTGCTGCTTCTACTGCTGCTGATGCTCATGTCGTGGTCACTTTGGAcctttttgtctctttgcaGTAGCACTTCTGCTTGTGCCTTCAGCGGAgcctctctttcctcctgtaCTCACATCCTGACTGCTGCCTGCACTTCCTCCCTGCTCTGACTCAGCTCCCTCAAGACAGACCTCagatacattttgattttgatctGGGGAACAGCTGTGGCACTGATAGACATTTTGAAAGTAACAACGGAATATGTTTGTGACACCTTTTTCTTTCAGATGTATAAAGGATTTTTTTAACTGCTCCCTGGTAATTTCAAACTCTCCTAAACGAGTGCACGGTTTCCCAAACACAAGGGCGTATCGTTCTCCCCAACATGATGGGATTTCCCAAATGGTGTTAAGGATATTTTTTCTGTAACCTGGATTTGCACATTGTAGTGCACATGGGGAGAGGTATGTGTAGAAGACCAGGAAGTTATCTTGACTTTGGTTATACAAGCCATCCATGTTGTGCAGAACACGGAATTCTGCATGTTCAACATGAGGTTTAGCTGCAACCACCCTGGTGCCGATGTACAAGCCATCCATGTTGGGCAGAACACGGACTTCTG contains:
- the LOC122991683 gene encoding uncharacterized protein LOC122991683 isoform X4 → MMKKAVTGRDNYVVKEPEWGDSDIVESDDSMEMSVWSWMLLVLLLPAAGSLDVENWLTPTVKIIRTEYNISKQFCVAVNIPVGQNPDQLLDVLQNDRYEKVEEVMKNNTDLYIGTRVVAAKPHVEHAEFRVLHNMDGLYNQSQDNFLVFYTYLSPCALQCANPGYRKNILNTIWEIPSCWGERYALVFGKPCTRLGEFEITREQLKKSFIHLKEKGVTNIFRCYFQNVYQCHSCSPDQNQNVSEVCLEGAESEQGGSAGSSQDVSTGGKRGSAEGTSRSATAKRQKGPK
- the LOC122991683 gene encoding uncharacterized protein LOC122991683 isoform X3, encoding MMKKAVTGRDNYVVKEPEWGDSDIVESDDSMEMSVWSWMLLVLLLPAAGSLDVENWLTPTVKIIRTEYNISKQFCVAVNIPVGQNPDQLLDVLQNDRYEKVEEVMKNNTDLYIGTRVVAAKPHVEDAEVRVLPNMDGLYIGTRVVAAKPHVEHAEFRVLHNMDGLYNQSQDNFLVFYTYLSPCALQCANPGYRKNILNTIWEIPSCWGERYALVFGKPCTRLGEFEITREQLKKSFIHLKEKGVTNIFRCYFQNVYQCHSCSPDQNQNVSEVCLEGAESEQGGSAGSSQDVSTGGKRGSAEGTSRSATAKRQKGPK
- the LOC122991683 gene encoding uncharacterized protein LOC122991683 isoform X5, which produces MSVWSWMLLVLLLPAAGSLDVENWLTPTVKIIRTEYNISKQFCVAVNIPVGQNPDQLLDVLQNDRYEKVEEVMKNNTDLYIGTRVVAAKPHVEDAEVRVLPNMDGLYIGTRVVAAKPHVEHAEFRVLHNMDGLYNQSQDNFLVFYTYLSPCALQCANPGYRKNILNTIWEIPSCWGERYALVFGKPCTRLGEFEITREQLKKSFIHLKEKGVTNIFRCYFQNVYQCHSCSPDQNQNVSEVCLEGAESEQGGSAGSSQDVSTGGKRGSAEGTSRSATAKRQKGPK